Proteins from a genomic interval of Clostridium sp. M62/1:
- a CDS encoding DNA glycosylase, with amino-acid sequence MVHRIQKKISYMDLRQIADSGQSFRMAKLQDKRFSVISGEHYLEIVQGPGEDHAAERSFTFCCDEEELHFWEHYFDLEHDYGVYINSVRKRDSYLSQAARAGSGIRILNQDPWEMVITFVISQQKTIPKIREAVEALSRNYGTRHETVVNDDEGEHTVVWYSFPTPAQLSAASETELRELKLGYRAKYIFRLCQDAVEGRLDLELLQRLSYGEAMTYLGSFYGIGTKVANCICLFGLHHIEAFPVDTWIEQILMAEYYRKRKKKYDSLPKSKLYQEMIADHFGMYKGYAGVMQQYIFYYERVRRGKVR; translated from the coding sequence ATGGTTCATAGAATACAAAAGAAAATTTCTTATATGGATTTGAGACAGATCGCCGATTCCGGCCAGTCCTTCCGCATGGCGAAGCTGCAGGACAAGCGTTTTTCTGTTATAAGCGGGGAGCATTACCTGGAGATTGTTCAGGGACCGGGCGAGGACCATGCAGCAGAACGGTCTTTCACCTTTTGCTGTGATGAGGAAGAGCTGCACTTCTGGGAACACTACTTTGATCTGGAACACGATTATGGGGTTTACATAAATTCCGTCAGAAAGAGAGACTCCTATCTGTCGCAGGCAGCCCGGGCCGGAAGCGGCATAAGAATTCTGAATCAGGATCCCTGGGAGATGGTTATCACCTTTGTCATCTCACAGCAGAAAACCATCCCAAAGATCAGGGAGGCAGTGGAAGCTTTAAGCAGAAACTATGGGACGCGGCATGAAACAGTGGTAAACGATGACGAAGGGGAGCATACCGTCGTCTGGTACAGCTTCCCGACCCCGGCGCAGCTCTCAGCGGCATCGGAGACAGAACTGCGGGAGCTGAAGCTGGGGTACCGGGCCAAGTATATTTTTCGCCTCTGCCAGGATGCTGTGGAGGGGCGGCTGGATTTGGAACTGCTCCAGAGGCTGAGCTACGGCGAGGCCATGACCTATCTTGGCAGCTTTTACGGAATCGGAACAAAGGTTGCCAACTGTATCTGCCTGTTCGGCCTTCACCATATCGAGGCCTTTCCCGTGGACACCTGGATCGAGCAGATCCTGATGGCGGAATATTACAGGAAACGGAAGAAAAAATATGACTCCCTTCCAAAGTCCAAGCTGTATCAGGAAATGATTGCCGATCACTTTGGCATGTACAAGGGGTATGCGGGGGTTATGCAGCAGTATATATTCTATTATGAGAGGGTGAGGAGAGGGAAGGTGAGGTAG